One stretch of Pseudoramibacter sp. DNA includes these proteins:
- a CDS encoding SGNH/GDSL hydrolase family protein, with translation MKLVIKKFLATIAICVLAVVAYAMWSSVYFKQVTTYGRVGLQSPKMPAVNCWGDSLTAGVMGDGVTYPKTLQQIFSAQLIANGNRTSTPMVRNLGISGETSLEIACRGGLKMHLRSAVLMNRPGHPETFEIATKDGRAVSILRLGDVGVNPVRINGITGRLNRVNNNNLYTFTPTYIKHQDTLAPGSSVTTYAAAHYRSAIPIIFIGQNGGYESDADLIRQQKAIIKNQIGGRHQYLIIGLHTGTAEQRAALEKQMQKTYGKHYINLRAILSKNGLKIAKIKATAQDKQMMEKGMTPASLLAADGLHFNPKGYRTVAKIVYARMDALGMIHYPVGAQSMLKNYY, from the coding sequence ATGAAATTGGTAATTAAAAAATTTTTGGCCACCATTGCCATCTGTGTTTTGGCAGTGGTGGCTTATGCTATGTGGAGCAGTGTTTATTTTAAACAGGTCACGACTTATGGCCGTGTGGGGCTTCAAAGTCCGAAAATGCCGGCCGTCAACTGCTGGGGCGACAGCCTTACAGCAGGGGTTATGGGCGATGGCGTGACTTACCCTAAGACGCTGCAGCAGATTTTTTCTGCCCAGCTAATTGCAAACGGGAACAGAACGTCAACACCGATGGTGCGCAATCTGGGCATCAGCGGCGAAACCAGTCTCGAAATTGCCTGCCGGGGCGGGCTTAAAATGCATTTGCGTTCTGCCGTTTTGATGAACCGGCCAGGACATCCCGAAACTTTTGAAATTGCTACGAAAGATGGACGAGCGGTGTCCATTTTGAGATTGGGAGATGTAGGGGTCAATCCTGTCCGCATTAACGGAATTACCGGCCGATTAAACCGCGTCAATAACAATAATTTATATACCTTTACGCCAACCTATATCAAGCATCAGGATACGTTGGCTCCGGGTTCATCAGTGACGACTTATGCGGCGGCACATTACAGATCTGCCATTCCCATTATTTTTATCGGCCAAAATGGCGGCTATGAAAGTGATGCCGATTTGATCCGACAACAAAAAGCGATTATCAAAAATCAGATTGGCGGAAGACATCAATATTTGATTATTGGTCTTCATACGGGAACAGCAGAACAGCGTGCAGCTTTGGAAAAACAAATGCAGAAGACCTATGGGAAGCACTATATTAACTTGCGGGCGATTTTGTCTAAAAACGGACTGAAAATTGCAAAAATAAAAGCGACAGCTCAAGATAAACAGATGATGGAAAAAGGGATGACACCCGCCAGCTTATTAGCGGCAGACGGCCTGCACTTTAATCCCAAGGGCTATCGAACCGTGGCAAAAATCGTCTATGCACGAATGGATGCCCTGGGCATGATTCATTATCCTGTAGGCGCGCAGTCGATGCTTAAGAACTACTATTAA
- the radA gene encoding DNA repair protein RadA, whose product MAKTKVEYVCSQCGHVVPKWMGRCAQCGAWNTFEERAVMPKTSEKSARTGRERGTYHQPKHLSEISSKQEYRIHTHNAELDRVLGGGIVRGGVALLGGDPGIGKSTLLLQMTENVASQHYKILYISGEESEQQIKMRAERMQIYSESALFLSEINMTFIRQTILAEKPNLVIIDSIQTMYNPEITSAPGSVTQIRENANALIQIAKKDNISMFLVGHVTKEGNLAGPRVLEHMVDTVLYFEGEKYHAYRMLRAVKNRFGSTNELGIFEMTDQGLLPVQNPSGTMLISRPQNTCGSVVVPTVEGTRPLLVELQGLVSPSDYANPRRMATGFDYNRMILLIAIIEKRVGINMKQMDAYINVVGGIRIDEPAADLAVCCALYSSFCDFEVPRDMLIFGEVGLTGEVRNIQDAEKRVIEGKKLGFKQCILPKSNENIIKQSGKEMTFFPVDNIAQAFHILKGKH is encoded by the coding sequence ATGGCAAAGACAAAAGTTGAATATGTATGCAGTCAATGTGGGCATGTCGTGCCGAAATGGATGGGCCGATGCGCGCAGTGCGGCGCGTGGAACACTTTTGAAGAACGTGCGGTCATGCCAAAGACCTCTGAAAAAAGCGCCAGAACGGGGAGAGAACGGGGTACATATCATCAGCCGAAACATCTCTCTGAAATTTCATCAAAACAAGAATACCGCATACACACGCACAATGCAGAACTGGACCGCGTTCTGGGCGGCGGTATTGTCCGGGGCGGCGTTGCGCTGCTGGGCGGAGATCCTGGAATAGGCAAATCCACTTTACTTTTGCAAATGACTGAAAATGTAGCCAGTCAGCATTATAAAATTCTCTATATTTCAGGAGAAGAATCGGAGCAGCAAATCAAAATGCGCGCTGAACGGATGCAGATTTATTCTGAAAGCGCTTTGTTTCTGTCTGAAATTAATATGACATTCATTCGCCAAACGATTCTCGCAGAAAAGCCGAATTTGGTAATCATCGATTCCATTCAGACGATGTACAATCCGGAAATTACGTCGGCACCGGGATCAGTGACGCAGATCAGAGAAAATGCCAATGCATTAATCCAAATTGCCAAAAAGGATAATATCTCAATGTTTTTGGTTGGTCATGTCACAAAAGAAGGGAATTTGGCTGGTCCGAGAGTGCTGGAACATATGGTCGATACCGTTTTGTATTTTGAAGGCGAAAAATATCATGCCTATCGGATGCTCAGAGCAGTGAAAAATCGTTTCGGATCGACGAATGAGCTGGGGATTTTTGAAATGACAGATCAGGGATTACTGCCTGTGCAGAATCCTTCGGGAACGATGTTGATTTCCCGTCCGCAAAATACCTGCGGCTCTGTGGTTGTGCCAACAGTAGAGGGAACAAGGCCGCTCTTGGTTGAGCTTCAAGGGCTGGTTTCGCCGTCTGATTACGCTAATCCCAGACGCATGGCGACAGGTTTTGATTATAACCGCATGATTTTGCTGATTGCCATTATTGAAAAGCGAGTTGGCATCAATATGAAGCAAATGGATGCATATATCAATGTGGTAGGCGGAATTCGCATTGACGAACCGGCAGCAGATCTGGCTGTTTGCTGTGCCCTTTATTCCAGTTTTTGTGATTTTGAAGTTCCACGGGATATGCTCATTTTTGGAGAAGTTGGCTTGACGGGAGAAGTGAGAAATATTCAAGATGCAGAAAAGCGCGTCATAGAAGGCAAAAAGCTGGGTTTTAAACAATGTATTCTGCCTAAAAGCAATGAAAACATCATCAAACAAAGCGGAAAAGAGATGACTTTTTTTCCGGTTGATAATATTGCGCAGGCTTTCCATATTTTAAAGGGCAAACATTGA
- a CDS encoding tyrosine-protein phosphatase produces the protein MKAQLEKNQIIRLSGTDNTRDLGGIKTQDHQLIRCRRLIRSDHLNRLTLKDCDILENAYQVQTIVDLRRISEASRQPDVKFHKAQILNIPLVPELQKRAAFSNLHNVGDLMIQSVHYMNDDVLAYQSKRYAEAALSDFTSAAVQRWIKALLETENGAVLWHCTAGKDRTGALTALILLILGVDLNVVKSEYLLTNQIIQKKIQWIVDKTKLCTSDQHILEQVRLLCSVHPCYFDSMMSAISSHYGHFSQYVSDHLHISEEMIKMLKSKYLISGR, from the coding sequence ATGAAAGCACAGTTAGAAAAAAATCAAATCATTCGTCTCTCAGGGACGGATAACACCCGGGATTTAGGCGGCATAAAAACACAGGATCACCAATTGATCAGATGCCGGCGTCTCATACGCAGCGATCATTTAAACCGACTGACGCTAAAAGATTGTGATATTCTTGAAAATGCATATCAAGTTCAGACGATTGTTGATTTAAGGAGAATCAGTGAGGCGTCCCGACAGCCGGACGTTAAATTTCATAAAGCCCAAATATTAAATATTCCGCTGGTTCCAGAACTGCAAAAGCGTGCGGCGTTTTCAAATCTTCACAATGTGGGCGACCTGATGATCCAATCTGTTCATTATATGAACGATGATGTATTAGCGTATCAGTCTAAACGTTATGCGGAAGCTGCTTTATCGGACTTTACGTCAGCTGCGGTTCAGAGGTGGATCAAAGCATTGCTTGAAACAGAAAACGGAGCTGTTTTATGGCACTGTACAGCGGGCAAGGACCGAACGGGTGCGTTAACAGCCCTGATATTGCTCATTTTAGGTGTTGATTTAAACGTCGTTAAGTCAGAATATCTATTAACAAATCAGATTATCCAAAAGAAGATTCAATGGATTGTTGACAAAACAAAATTATGCACTTCAGATCAGCATATTTTGGAACAAGTCAGATTATTATGCTCTGTTCATCCGTGTTATTTTGACAGTATGATGTCTGCAATTTCTTCTCATTACGGGCATTTTTCTCAATATGTCAGCGACCATTTGCATATATCCGAAGAAATGATCAAAATGTTAAAAAGTAAATATCTAATTTCCGGGAGGTAG
- a CDS encoding HRDC domain-containing protein codes for MTPNNLFVVIAVGIAAVLLVILIVTKQHHHPEKSETLLFDEKKKTQDDDLFEDVEIMADQDNGPSLEEQFIAETVKNITEDEKRLYKNTYVPTPDGGTHVIHLMLREKNGFYIFRYLNIPYGWIVGEESSRWWIHFKSPEEKNYFDNPITAIDDDIKTMLSFFPRTSPEYYHGYVVVDDRCEIREVETDTRIRVISLSDLPHLLKEDLENNADVFSESMDRMMDRVLATMKNNVGLEQRLTHLKEEMQEENRQIRKMRDASEQAVQNTRVCDPSQMSASQQKFVDSVRQKTHEEKKIRPEDHFTRPELTLRESLILWRKQQANIEKKEPETILSDDEIIRLITVKPRTLTQLQQILGFTPGEVEKYGDDLLAMIKHMPV; via the coding sequence GTGACGCCAAATAATCTTTTTGTTGTGATCGCGGTGGGGATTGCAGCTGTACTTTTGGTTATATTGATCGTGACAAAACAGCATCATCATCCAGAAAAATCTGAAACACTGCTTTTTGATGAAAAGAAAAAAACTCAGGATGACGATTTGTTTGAAGATGTTGAGATTATGGCAGACCAGGATAACGGGCCGTCTTTGGAAGAGCAGTTTATCGCGGAGACGGTAAAAAATATCACAGAAGATGAAAAGCGTCTGTACAAAAATACTTATGTCCCAACACCAGATGGTGGAACACACGTGATTCACTTGATGTTGCGAGAAAAGAATGGCTTTTATATTTTTAGATATTTAAATATTCCTTACGGATGGATTGTGGGAGAAGAAAGTTCCAGATGGTGGATTCATTTTAAATCGCCTGAAGAAAAAAATTATTTTGACAACCCCATTACAGCTATTGATGATGATATAAAAACCATGCTTTCATTTTTCCCGCGGACTTCACCTGAATATTATCATGGCTATGTGGTTGTTGACGATCGATGTGAAATTAGAGAGGTGGAAACAGATACCCGGATTCGTGTTATTTCTTTGAGCGATCTTCCGCATTTGTTAAAAGAAGATTTGGAAAATAATGCAGATGTCTTTTCAGAAAGTATGGACCGCATGATGGACCGTGTATTGGCGACGATGAAAAACAATGTCGGATTAGAACAGCGGCTGACGCATCTTAAAGAAGAGATGCAGGAAGAAAACCGCCAGATCCGAAAAATGAGGGACGCCTCTGAACAGGCAGTTCAGAATACGCGCGTATGCGATCCTTCTCAAATGAGTGCCAGCCAGCAAAAGTTTGTCGATTCAGTCCGTCAAAAGACACATGAAGAAAAAAAGATCAGACCAGAAGATCATTTTACGCGGCCAGAATTAACCTTGCGGGAATCGCTAATATTATGGCGCAAGCAACAGGCCAATATTGAAAAAAAAGAACCAGAAACAATATTATCAGATGATGAAATTATTCGCTTAATTACAGTTAAGCCAAGGACGCTGACGCAGCTTCAACAGATTTTGGGATTTACGCCAGGTGAGGTTGAAAAATACGGAGATGATTTATTGGCGATGATAAAACATATGCCCGTATAA
- a CDS encoding RrF2 family transcriptional regulator — MKLSTKGQYGVLAMCELAEHYGKGPMSIKEIAKRQNISDAYLEQLFSMLKKAGLISSLRGARGGYILTREPSKIVVGEVIDAVEGPIELCGCSGTDEDVHCSREVACPTAQLWGDVLHSIRNVVDHRSLQDLINHPSKRDKANETK, encoded by the coding sequence ATGAAACTATCTACAAAAGGACAATATGGCGTTTTAGCCATGTGCGAATTGGCAGAACATTATGGCAAAGGTCCAATGTCAATAAAAGAGATTGCAAAACGTCAGAATATTTCTGATGCCTATTTAGAACAGCTATTTTCGATGTTAAAAAAAGCTGGCTTGATTTCGAGCTTAAGAGGTGCAAGAGGCGGTTATATATTAACCCGCGAGCCTTCAAAAATTGTTGTCGGGGAAGTAATTGATGCAGTTGAAGGCCCAATAGAACTCTGCGGATGCAGCGGCACTGACGAAGACGTCCATTGTTCCCGCGAAGTTGCCTGTCCGACAGCGCAGCTTTGGGGAGACGTACTTCACAGTATTCGCAATGTAGTAGACCACCGGTCTCTTCAGGATTTAATCAATCATCCATCAAAAAGAGATAAAGCAAATGAAACAAAATAG
- a CDS encoding cysteine desulfurase family protein, translating into MKQNRIYLDHAATTPLDPDIFEKMAPYLQSEFGNPSAIYTEGRNSRKAVEEAREKVAKSLHVLPEEIFFTSGGSESDNWAIKGTAFARRESGRHIITTAIEHPAVLNTCRFLESIGYDVTYLPVDQYGRVSEQSLKEAIRDDTILISIMMANNEIGTLEPIKSLTKIAHEHHIPFHTDAVQAFGNIPIDISELDVDFLSLSGHKFYGPKGTGVLYCRKGQRIVPLIHGGKQERNLRGGTENIAGIVGIGEACRRAAEQLENRTEHERELTEYLINQLSMIPGIHLTGHPHLRLPGNASFCFDHIHSEALMTALDLEGIDVSGGSACTAGSINPSHVLKAIGLSDDKARNALRLTVGKENTLDEMQSVVAAIQSIIKRLN; encoded by the coding sequence ATGAAACAAAATAGAATTTATTTAGATCATGCGGCTACAACTCCGCTAGACCCTGATATATTTGAAAAGATGGCGCCTTATCTGCAGTCTGAATTTGGAAATCCTTCTGCTATCTATACAGAGGGAAGGAACAGCAGAAAAGCCGTTGAAGAAGCGCGGGAAAAAGTGGCAAAAAGTTTACATGTTTTGCCGGAGGAAATCTTTTTTACATCAGGCGGATCAGAGTCAGATAATTGGGCCATAAAAGGGACCGCTTTTGCACGGAGGGAAAGCGGACGGCATATTATTACCACTGCCATTGAACATCCGGCTGTGCTGAATACCTGCCGGTTTTTGGAAAGCATTGGATACGATGTGACGTATTTGCCTGTCGATCAGTATGGCAGGGTGTCCGAACAAAGTCTCAAAGAAGCCATTCGTGATGATACCATATTAATTTCAATTATGATGGCGAATAATGAAATAGGCACCCTTGAACCCATCAAAAGTTTGACGAAGATTGCCCATGAACACCATATCCCTTTTCATACAGATGCAGTTCAGGCGTTTGGAAATATTCCCATTGACATTTCTGAATTGGATGTTGATTTCTTATCCCTTTCCGGACATAAGTTTTACGGTCCAAAGGGAACAGGTGTTCTGTACTGCCGGAAAGGGCAGAGAATTGTACCATTAATTCATGGCGGAAAGCAAGAACGTAATTTGCGGGGTGGAACAGAAAATATCGCAGGGATTGTTGGCATTGGGGAAGCCTGCCGACGCGCTGCAGAACAGTTGGAAAATCGGACAGAACATGAACGGGAATTGACAGAATATTTAATTAACCAATTGAGCATGATTCCCGGCATTCACTTAACAGGACATCCGCATTTGAGACTGCCTGGAAATGCCAGCTTTTGTTTTGATCATATTCATTCAGAAGCTTTGATGACGGCTTTGGATTTAGAAGGAATTGACGTTTCAGGCGGATCAGCGTGTACGGCTGGATCGATAAATCCGTCGCATGTGTTGAAGGCGATTGGATTAAGCGATGACAAAGCACGCAATGCTTTGCGGTTAACTGTCGGAAAAGAAAATACATTGGATGAAATGCAAAGCGTCGTTGCGGCTATTCAGAGCATTATCAAGCGATTGAATTAG
- the alaS gene encoding alanine--tRNA ligase, which produces MEALGLNEIRERYLSFFESKGHLRLKSFSLVPHNDKSLLLINSGMAPMKSYFTGDEIPPRKRVTTCQKCIRTPDIDNVGKTARHGTFFEMMGNFSFGDYFKPEVIPWAWEFITKNLEIDPEKIYVTIYLDDEQAHDLWRSVGVKEDHIKRLGKEDNFWEHGTGPCGPCSEIFYDRGEKYGCGKPTCGPGCDCDRYVEFWNLVFTQFDRNEEGEYIPLDHPNIDTGMGLERMATIMQGVDNIFEVDTIRHILDYICNLCGEHYGDDPQKDVSIRVITDHIRSVTFMIGDGIMPSNEGRGYVLRRILRRAARHGRLLGIKGAFLYDVAKEVIAVSGDAYPELREKQDTIQKVIKIEEERFDATIDQGLNQLNAMVQELKEKDPDNHIFSGEDAFKLYDTFGFPYDLTKEIVGEQGYTIPKEKFDAAMNAQRERARAARAENDTAVWADDPFNPLGSDAVDTFFGYQRLKGDAKIIGLIVDDQLVQEAHQGDKVLVLLNQTPFYAQSGGQVGDCGRIESEDGESLITVDDCRYGSLKRHIHYGKVEKGDFKVGQTVYTNVDELKRYATARNHTSTHMLQKALKMVLGDHVEQAGSFVSPTRLRFDFNHFQPMTAEEIKKVEEIVNQAILKSMPVKTFETEIDKAKEMGAMALFGEKYGHIVRVVKIGDYSIELCGGTHLQNSSQAGMFKIISESGVAAGIRRIEATTGMNTYLWANKIEDVNEKASAVVKATPDQLIDRLYELEGQLKDKDREISSLKHQQANSEVKDLLTEVQNVGGVKVIAAQIEAQDVDEMRDLSDMMKDQMGSGIAVFGKTDNGKVNLIATGTKDVVAKGFHAGKLIKQIAKTVGGGGGGRPDMAQAGGKNPDALDEALTQAKSIIAEQLSAE; this is translated from the coding sequence ATGGAAGCACTGGGATTAAATGAAATTAGAGAACGTTATCTGTCGTTCTTTGAAAGCAAGGGGCATTTGAGACTTAAAAGTTTTTCTCTCGTGCCTCATAATGATAAAAGTCTGTTATTGATTAATTCAGGAATGGCACCGATGAAATCGTATTTCACAGGGGATGAAATTCCACCGAGAAAACGTGTTACGACCTGCCAAAAATGTATCCGCACGCCAGATATTGACAATGTAGGAAAAACTGCAAGACACGGCACTTTTTTTGAAATGATGGGCAATTTTTCCTTTGGGGACTATTTCAAGCCGGAAGTTATTCCATGGGCATGGGAATTTATCACAAAAAATTTGGAAATTGACCCTGAAAAGATTTATGTCACGATCTATTTAGATGATGAACAAGCCCACGATTTATGGCGCTCTGTTGGCGTAAAAGAAGATCATATCAAACGTCTTGGAAAAGAAGATAATTTCTGGGAACACGGAACGGGACCATGCGGACCTTGCTCGGAAATCTTCTACGACCGCGGTGAAAAATACGGCTGCGGGAAGCCCACCTGCGGTCCTGGGTGCGACTGCGATCGTTACGTCGAATTCTGGAATCTTGTATTCACACAGTTTGACCGCAACGAAGAAGGAGAATATATTCCTTTAGATCATCCGAATATTGACACAGGGATGGGACTTGAAAGAATGGCGACCATTATGCAGGGCGTCGATAATATTTTTGAAGTTGATACCATTCGTCATATTCTGGATTATATTTGCAATCTTTGTGGTGAACATTATGGTGATGATCCCCAAAAGGATGTTTCGATCCGCGTCATTACAGATCATATCCGTTCAGTGACTTTTATGATCGGCGATGGGATTATGCCGAGTAACGAAGGCCGTGGATATGTATTAAGACGAATTTTAAGAAGAGCGGCTCGTCATGGGCGTCTGCTCGGGATTAAAGGCGCATTCCTTTACGATGTTGCAAAAGAAGTTATTGCGGTTTCTGGAGATGCATACCCAGAATTAAGGGAAAAGCAGGATACGATTCAAAAGGTCATTAAAATCGAAGAAGAACGTTTCGATGCGACCATTGATCAAGGCTTGAATCAGTTGAATGCAATGGTTCAGGAATTGAAAGAAAAGGATCCTGACAATCACATTTTCTCAGGAGAAGATGCGTTTAAATTATACGATACTTTTGGATTCCCCTATGATTTGACAAAAGAAATTGTTGGAGAACAAGGGTATACAATTCCAAAAGAAAAATTTGACGCAGCTATGAACGCTCAGCGGGAAAGAGCAAGAGCAGCAAGAGCAGAAAATGATACGGCTGTGTGGGCAGATGATCCATTCAATCCACTGGGATCGGATGCAGTGGATACATTCTTTGGTTATCAGCGATTAAAGGGCGATGCTAAAATTATCGGTTTGATCGTTGACGATCAGCTGGTCCAAGAAGCCCACCAGGGAGATAAGGTTCTTGTTCTTTTGAATCAAACGCCTTTTTACGCACAAAGCGGGGGGCAAGTTGGTGATTGCGGACGCATCGAAAGCGAAGACGGAGAATCTCTTATTACCGTTGACGATTGCCGTTATGGCAGCTTAAAGCGCCACATCCATTATGGAAAAGTTGAAAAAGGCGACTTTAAAGTTGGTCAGACAGTTTATACAAATGTCGATGAATTAAAGCGTTATGCAACAGCAAGAAACCATACTTCGACACATATGCTGCAAAAAGCACTAAAAATGGTGCTGGGAGATCATGTTGAACAAGCAGGCTCCTTTGTTTCGCCGACAAGACTTCGATTCGATTTCAATCATTTTCAGCCTATGACTGCTGAAGAAATCAAGAAGGTAGAAGAAATTGTCAATCAAGCTATTTTAAAATCTATGCCTGTTAAGACTTTTGAAACAGAAATTGATAAAGCAAAAGAAATGGGTGCGATGGCATTGTTTGGCGAAAAGTACGGCCATATTGTTCGTGTTGTTAAAATCGGAGATTATTCGATTGAACTTTGTGGCGGGACACATTTGCAAAATTCTTCGCAAGCGGGCATGTTTAAAATTATTAGTGAAAGCGGTGTCGCAGCCGGCATTAGAAGAATTGAAGCCACAACAGGTATGAATACGTATCTTTGGGCAAATAAAATTGAAGATGTCAATGAAAAAGCATCTGCAGTTGTCAAAGCAACACCAGATCAGTTAATCGACAGACTATATGAATTAGAAGGACAGTTAAAAGATAAGGACCGTGAAATTTCATCCCTGAAACATCAACAGGCTAACTCTGAAGTCAAAGATTTATTGACAGAAGTTCAAAACGTCGGCGGGGTAAAAGTCATTGCAGCTCAGATTGAAGCACAGGATGTCGATGAAATGCGTGATCTGTCTGATATGATGAAAGACCAAATGGGAAGCGGCATTGCTGTATTTGGCAAGACCGATAACGGCAAAGTCAATCTGATCGCAACGGGAACAAAAGATGTCGTTGCAAAAGGTTTCCACGCAGGCAAATTAATTAAGCAAATTGCAAAAACTGTTGGCGGTGGCGGCGGCGGTCGTCCAGATATGGCACAGGCCGGCGGGAAAAATCCGGATGCGCTGGATGAAGCTTTAACTCAGGCAAAATCTATCATCGCTGAACAATTGTCGGCAGAGTAA
- a CDS encoding IreB family regulatory phosphoprotein, with protein sequence MSENNQQDIEQGTIMFDADKQRGEAIDMIMKSVRDALIQKGYNPVNQIVGYVMSGDPTYITSYNDARTLIQRIERDELLDELVKRYLDELPE encoded by the coding sequence ATGAGCGAAAATAATCAACAAGATATCGAGCAAGGGACAATTATGTTTGATGCTGATAAGCAAAGAGGCGAAGCTATCGATATGATTATGAAGTCCGTGCGAGATGCTTTAATCCAGAAAGGTTATAATCCAGTAAATCAGATTGTTGGCTACGTTATGTCTGGTGATCCAACTTATATTACAAGTTATAATGATGCAAGGACATTGATCCAAAGAATTGAGCGAGATGAATTGCTGGATGAATTGGTCAAACGTTATTTGGACGAATTGCCAGAATAA
- the ruvX gene encoding Holliday junction resolvase RuvX has protein sequence MERILGLDIGDKYIGIAVSDALGITAQGYRTYKRGTREDDIRFFTDVVTQFNSHTIVAGLPKDLNGEEQVQARKTKNYCNFLAKRLNCSVIYMDERLTTKASQSVLIKGGVHRKDRKKYIDTMSAQLILQMYLDKSKACMK, from the coding sequence ATGGAAAGAATATTAGGACTAGATATTGGAGATAAATATATCGGCATCGCGGTATCTGATGCTCTCGGTATAACCGCGCAGGGTTATCGGACTTATAAAAGAGGTACGCGGGAAGATGACATTCGTTTTTTTACTGATGTTGTGACGCAATTTAACAGTCATACAATCGTTGCTGGTCTTCCTAAAGATTTGAACGGTGAAGAACAGGTTCAGGCAAGAAAAACAAAAAATTATTGTAATTTCTTAGCAAAGCGGTTAAACTGTTCAGTAATTTATATGGATGAAAGACTGACAACAAAAGCGTCACAGTCTGTTTTAATAAAAGGCGGTGTTCATCGGAAAGACCGCAAAAAGTACATCGATACAATGTCGGCACAACTGATTTTGCAGATGTATTTGGACAAATCAAAAGCGTGTATGAAGTAA
- a CDS encoding DUF1292 domain-containing protein: MQNEDNQIIFLKNDEGQEQQFELICTLDLEEREYVILADPDSDDAIAMRIEGEGETAELIPVDDDEEFAEVAAAYDAISPEELGYTE; encoded by the coding sequence ATGCAGAATGAAGATAATCAAATCATTTTTTTAAAAAATGATGAAGGTCAGGAACAGCAGTTTGAGCTGATTTGTACATTAGATCTTGAAGAAAGAGAATATGTTATTCTTGCAGATCCTGATTCTGATGACGCGATTGCCATGAGAATTGAAGGTGAGGGCGAAACAGCTGAATTAATTCCAGTGGATGATGATGAGGAATTTGCAGAAGTAGCGGCTGCCTACGATGCGATATCACCGGAAGAATTGGGTTATACTGAATAA
- the sfsA gene encoding DNA/RNA nuclease SfsA: MEISPHPVVDGHFIKRKNRFVAEVRLEATHQIVEAHVPNTGRMKELLVEGAKVGLAYSSSPKRKTAYTLITVLYHNIWVCIEAVAANRLIYQHLLHKPGIEDLKREVTYQDSRFDLARKDQKGYGYIEIKSVNLVIETSDHHRCACFPDAPTKRGTKHLEELIRGNKEHYHNALYFVVQRNDAECLVPNQTTDPEFSAMLFKAQNAGVEIRAFLCDVGKNSLTIKKEIPVRNISERKLY, translated from the coding sequence ATGGAAATTTCACCACATCCAGTAGTGGATGGACATTTCATAAAAAGAAAGAATCGATTTGTCGCTGAAGTTCGTTTAGAAGCGACGCATCAGATTGTTGAAGCTCATGTTCCAAACACCGGAAGAATGAAAGAGCTTTTAGTTGAGGGAGCAAAGGTGGGGCTGGCGTATTCGTCCTCGCCAAAGCGCAAAACGGCATATACATTGATCACAGTTTTGTATCATAATATCTGGGTTTGTATCGAAGCAGTAGCAGCAAACCGTTTAATCTATCAACATTTGCTGCATAAACCTGGTATTGAAGATTTAAAACGCGAAGTGACGTACCAGGACAGTCGTTTTGATCTGGCAAGAAAAGATCAAAAAGGTTATGGGTACATTGAAATTAAGAGTGTAAATCTTGTCATTGAAACTTCAGATCATCATCGATGCGCCTGCTTTCCAGATGCGCCTACAAAAAGAGGGACAAAACATTTAGAAGAGCTGATACGGGGAAATAAAGAGCATTATCATAATGCCCTTTATTTTGTCGTGCAGCGAAATGATGCAGAATGTTTAGTGCCTAATCAAACAACAGACCCTGAATTTTCAGCTATGCTTTTTAAAGCTCAAAACGCTGGAGTGGAGATTCGTGCTTTTTTATGTGATGTCGGCAAAAATTCTCTAACGATCAAAAAAGAGATTCCAGTTCGAAATATTAGTGAAAGGAAATTATATTGA